The Rhododendron vialii isolate Sample 1 chromosome 5a, ASM3025357v1 genome contains a region encoding:
- the LOC131325502 gene encoding auxin-responsive protein IAA27-like isoform X2 has translation MSMPFEAHDYMSLSEAPGPPMETSEKPNISSQTNDKNMGLNLKATELRLGLPGSESPEREFGLCVKSLFSGAKRGFSDTLDGGSRKCVFTGSGLSDLDLAKNGGFFSPKGLSGGEVSTQQSSMAANAVKEAVPQAPKLVQEKKPQIPSAAKAQVVGWPPIRSFRKNSMASNQPKDDDEVDAKSGSSCLYVKVSMEGAPYLRKVDLKIYGSYAEMSSALEKMFSCFTIGQCGSDGVPGRDGLSESRLMDLLHGSEYVLTYEDKDGDWMLVGDVPWEMFTDSCKRLRIMKSSDAVGLAPRAMAKCKNRK, from the exons ATGTCTATGCCCTTTGAAGCCCATGATTACATGAGCTTATCAGAGGCTCCTGGCCCTCCAATGGAAACCTCTGAAAAACCCAATATTTCTTCACAAACCAATGATAAAAACATGGGCTTGAACTTGAAAGCCACTGAGCTGAGACTGGGGTTGCCAGGTTCTGAGTCACCAGAGAGAGAATTTGGACTCTGTGTCAAGAGTTTGTTCTCAGGGGCCAAGAGAGGCTTTTCTGACACCTTAGATGGTGGTTCTAGGAAGTGCGTCTTCACTGGGAGTGGTTTGTCTGACTTGGATTTGGCTAAAAATGGtggctttttctctcctaaaGGTCTCAGTGGAGGTGAGGTTAGCACTCAGCAGTCTTCCATGGCTGCCAATGCTGTGAAAGAGGCAGTTCCTCAGGCCCCAAAGCTGGTGCAGGAGAAGAAGCCTCAGATTCCTTCAGCTGCAAA GGCACAGGTGGTAGGATGGCCACCAATTCGATCTTTCCGGAAGAATTCAATGGCTAGTAATCAACCTAAGGATGATGACGAGGTGGATGCCAAGTCGGGGTCTAGTTGTCTCTATGTCAAAGTAAGCATGGAAGGTGCCCCATACCTGAGGAAAGTTGATCTGAAAATCTACGGCAGCTATGCAGAAATGTCTTCAGCACTGGAAAAGATGTTCAGCTGCTTTACAATAG GACAATGTGGTTCTGATGGAGTTCCAGGGCGTGATGGACTGAGTGAGAGCCGATTGATGGATCTCCTCCATGGTTCTGAATACGTGCTTACCTATGAAGACAAAGATGGTGATTGGATGCTTGTTGGTGATGTTCCATGGGA AATGTTTACCGACTCTTGCAAGAGGCTGAGGATCATGAAAAGTTCAGACGCAGTTGGTCTAG CCCCCCGAGCCATGGCGAAGTGCAAAAATCGCAAGTAG
- the LOC131325502 gene encoding auxin-responsive protein IAA27-like isoform X1, giving the protein MSMPFEAHDYMSLSEAPGPPMETSEKPNISSQTNDKNMGLNLKATELRLGLPGSESPEREFGLCVKSLFSGAKRGFSDTLDGGSRKCVFTGSGLSDLDLAKNGGFFSPKGLSGGEVSTQQSSMAANAVKEAVPQAPKLVQEKKPQIPSAAKAQVVGWPPIRSFRKNSMASNQPKDDDEVDAKSGSSCLYVKVSMEGAPYLRKVDLKIYGSYAEMSSALEKMFSCFTIGQCGSDGVPGRDGLSESRLMDLLHGSEYVLTYEDKDGDWMLVGDVPWEMFTDSCKRLRIMKSSDAVGLGMTSGPIRYPFIDAWLQYSKSHNMKLWIT; this is encoded by the exons ATGTCTATGCCCTTTGAAGCCCATGATTACATGAGCTTATCAGAGGCTCCTGGCCCTCCAATGGAAACCTCTGAAAAACCCAATATTTCTTCACAAACCAATGATAAAAACATGGGCTTGAACTTGAAAGCCACTGAGCTGAGACTGGGGTTGCCAGGTTCTGAGTCACCAGAGAGAGAATTTGGACTCTGTGTCAAGAGTTTGTTCTCAGGGGCCAAGAGAGGCTTTTCTGACACCTTAGATGGTGGTTCTAGGAAGTGCGTCTTCACTGGGAGTGGTTTGTCTGACTTGGATTTGGCTAAAAATGGtggctttttctctcctaaaGGTCTCAGTGGAGGTGAGGTTAGCACTCAGCAGTCTTCCATGGCTGCCAATGCTGTGAAAGAGGCAGTTCCTCAGGCCCCAAAGCTGGTGCAGGAGAAGAAGCCTCAGATTCCTTCAGCTGCAAA GGCACAGGTGGTAGGATGGCCACCAATTCGATCTTTCCGGAAGAATTCAATGGCTAGTAATCAACCTAAGGATGATGACGAGGTGGATGCCAAGTCGGGGTCTAGTTGTCTCTATGTCAAAGTAAGCATGGAAGGTGCCCCATACCTGAGGAAAGTTGATCTGAAAATCTACGGCAGCTATGCAGAAATGTCTTCAGCACTGGAAAAGATGTTCAGCTGCTTTACAATAG GACAATGTGGTTCTGATGGAGTTCCAGGGCGTGATGGACTGAGTGAGAGCCGATTGATGGATCTCCTCCATGGTTCTGAATACGTGCTTACCTATGAAGACAAAGATGGTGATTGGATGCTTGTTGGTGATGTTCCATGGGA AATGTTTACCGACTCTTGCAAGAGGCTGAGGATCATGAAAAGTTCAGACGCAGTTGGTCTAGGTATGACCTCAGGACCGATCAGATACCCATTTATCGATGCATGGCTTCAATACTCAAAATCCCATAACATGAAACTATGGATAACCTGA